A window of the Lepisosteus oculatus isolate fLepOcu1 chromosome 14, fLepOcu1.hap2, whole genome shotgun sequence genome harbors these coding sequences:
- the LOC138242838 gene encoding zona pellucida sperm-binding protein 3-like: MYFQATAYFATAEQRLYIHSCYVTEKPDQHSQPRFPVIDNLGCMVDSKADGCLSRFVPSKQKDVLRFTIDAFLFQKKLSRKHEVTELYMHCVMAVAPAKATPGTKSCTYNREAKRWEELYGDHEVCACCESRCAGSRNEGTRSLVTSSRVAVAPVEAPLDVGADWTEDEEGDPQSSSEDAESTSEDVEGAEDFGDVGQWRGA, encoded by the exons atgtacttccaggccactgcctactttgccacagcggagcagaggctgtacatccactcgtgttacgtaacggagaaaccagaccagcactcccagccccgtttccccgtgatcgacaacttggg gtgcatggtggacagcaaggcagatggctgcctgtccaggtttgtcccctctaagcagaaggatgtgctccgcttcacaattgatgccttcctcttccagaagaagctgtccaggaag catgaagtgactgagctgtacatgcactgtgtcatggctgtggctcctgctaaagcaacaccagggaccaagtcctgcacctacaacagggaggctaagag gtgggaggagctgtatggtgaccatgaggtctgtgcctgctgtgagtccaggtgtgctggcagtcggaatgaag gtaccaggagcctggtgaccagtagtcgggtggctgtggcaccagtagaagctcctctggatgtgggagctgactggactgaggatgaggaaggagaccctcagagctcaagtgaagatgctgagagcaccagtgaggatgtggagggagcagaggactttggagatgttggccagtggagag gtgcctga